From a region of the Streptacidiphilus albus JL83 genome:
- a CDS encoding tetratricopeptide repeat protein → MSDDDAALGRLQRARALMDLGRPEQALPLLAEALAEQPGNVDAWCVMARCHYAQHDYREALHAADQALAHKPDQVVAWRFRTLALIELEQWEPAWAAAGESVRLDPHHWYGHMLVAKVLLANTAGYFHSAVAQQAAFRARELAPHEPDTHFILGRVAERSGHRPEAEECYREALRLDPEHRAARNQLALLQMQRGDNYGAAQGFAAVAAADQSTSGLGVHNLRVVTVRLIAPARWISIACFLLVNVMVQAQGQTDWTARGICLGVVVLAWGGWLLWAVRQVPAQLRRPLLLSARRSRYVGYSLLGVSALTIAALALLSVPALAGVATVVLVAGIVAQALALQAARRSVEQDKAALRG, encoded by the coding sequence GTGAGCGACGACGACGCCGCCCTCGGGCGGCTCCAGCGGGCCCGGGCGCTGATGGACCTCGGCCGCCCCGAGCAGGCCCTGCCGCTGCTGGCCGAGGCCCTGGCCGAGCAGCCCGGCAACGTCGACGCCTGGTGCGTGATGGCCCGCTGCCACTACGCCCAGCACGACTACCGGGAGGCCCTGCACGCCGCCGACCAGGCGCTGGCGCACAAGCCCGACCAGGTCGTGGCCTGGCGCTTCCGGACGCTGGCGCTGATCGAGCTGGAGCAGTGGGAGCCGGCCTGGGCGGCGGCCGGGGAGTCGGTCCGGCTGGACCCGCACCACTGGTACGGGCACATGCTGGTGGCCAAGGTGCTGCTGGCCAACACGGCCGGCTACTTCCACTCCGCCGTCGCCCAGCAGGCGGCGTTCCGGGCCAGGGAGCTCGCCCCCCACGAGCCGGACACCCACTTCATCCTCGGGCGGGTCGCCGAGCGCTCCGGGCACCGCCCCGAGGCGGAGGAGTGCTACCGCGAGGCGCTGCGGCTGGACCCCGAGCACCGGGCCGCCCGCAACCAGCTGGCGCTGCTGCAGATGCAGCGCGGCGACAACTACGGCGCGGCCCAGGGCTTCGCCGCCGTCGCCGCGGCCGACCAGTCGACCTCGGGCCTGGGCGTGCACAACCTCCGGGTGGTCACCGTCCGGCTGATCGCGCCCGCCCGGTGGATCTCGATCGCCTGCTTCCTGCTGGTCAACGTGATGGTGCAGGCCCAGGGGCAGACCGACTGGACCGCACGCGGCATCTGCCTCGGGGTCGTGGTCCTGGCCTGGGGCGGCTGGCTGCTGTGGGCGGTCCGCCAGGTCCCGGCGCAGCTGCGCCGTCCGCTGCTGCTGTCGGCCAGGCGCAGCCGCTACGTCGGCTACAGCCTGCTCGGGGTCTCGGCGCTGACCATAGCCGCGCTGGCGCTGCTGTCGGTGCCGGCCCTGGCCGGGGTGGCCACCGTGGTGCTGGTCGCCGGGATCGTCGCCCAGGCGCTGGCGCTGCAGGCCGCCCGGCGCTCGGTGGAGCAGGACAAGGCCGCGCTGCGCGGGTGA
- a CDS encoding hemolysin family protein: MSGSSTGFLVVAVVLVIFAWLAACAEAGISRVSRFRAEEAVRNGRRGAERMLALAADPIRFLNLATLIRVTCEMAAAVLVTVVCVRSFHVTWQAALVAIGAMVLVSYVAVGVSPRTIGRQHPMNVATAASVVLLPLNRILGPIPRLLILLGNALTPGKGFREGPFASEAELRALVDLAEQDSLIEDEERRMVHSVFELGDTIVREVMVPRTDLVMIERGKTVRQALTLALRSGFSRMPVVGENEDDVVGIVYLKDLVRRTHVDRAAESESVGAVMRQATYVPDSKPVADLLREMQRDRIHVAVVIDEYGGTAGLVTIEDILEEIVGEITDEYDREAPPVEALADGAFRITARLPVEELGELFGIELDDEDVDTVGGLLAKALGRVPIPGSGVEVPVPEGEDASIAAIRITAESTAGRRNRIGTLLAEPVPKERVRRGGRRDREDDRDEDEQPAADRHPDRHPDRGRDHPDD; this comes from the coding sequence ATGAGTGGCAGTAGTACCGGCTTCCTCGTGGTGGCCGTCGTCCTCGTGATCTTCGCGTGGCTGGCGGCCTGTGCGGAGGCGGGCATCTCCCGGGTGTCCCGCTTCCGCGCCGAGGAGGCCGTCAGGAACGGTCGGCGGGGGGCCGAGCGGATGCTGGCCCTGGCCGCCGACCCCATCCGCTTCCTCAATCTGGCGACCCTGATCCGGGTCACCTGCGAGATGGCGGCGGCGGTGCTGGTGACCGTGGTCTGCGTCCGCTCGTTCCACGTCACCTGGCAGGCGGCGCTGGTCGCGATCGGCGCCATGGTGCTGGTCTCCTACGTCGCGGTCGGCGTCTCGCCGCGCACCATCGGCCGGCAGCACCCGATGAACGTGGCCACCGCCGCCTCGGTGGTGCTGCTGCCGCTGAACCGGATCCTCGGCCCGATCCCGCGGCTGCTGATCCTGCTGGGCAACGCGCTCACCCCGGGCAAGGGCTTCCGCGAGGGGCCGTTCGCCTCCGAGGCCGAGCTGCGGGCACTGGTCGACCTGGCCGAGCAGGACTCGCTGATCGAGGACGAGGAGCGCCGGATGGTGCACTCGGTCTTCGAGCTCGGCGACACCATCGTCCGCGAGGTCATGGTGCCCCGCACCGACCTGGTGATGATCGAGCGCGGCAAGACCGTCCGGCAGGCGCTGACGCTCGCATTGCGCAGCGGCTTCTCCCGGATGCCGGTGGTCGGCGAGAACGAGGACGACGTCGTCGGCATCGTCTACCTCAAGGACCTGGTCCGCCGGACCCATGTGGACCGCGCGGCCGAGTCCGAGTCGGTCGGCGCGGTGATGCGGCAGGCCACCTACGTCCCGGACAGCAAGCCGGTGGCGGACCTGCTGCGGGAGATGCAGCGGGACCGGATCCACGTCGCGGTGGTCATCGACGAGTACGGCGGCACCGCGGGACTGGTCACCATCGAGGACATCCTGGAGGAGATCGTCGGCGAGATCACCGACGAGTACGACCGGGAGGCCCCGCCGGTGGAGGCGCTGGCGGACGGCGCGTTCCGGATCACCGCCCGGCTGCCGGTCGAGGAGCTGGGCGAGCTCTTCGGCATCGAACTGGACGACGAGGACGTGGACACCGTCGGCGGCCTGCTGGCCAAGGCCCTCGGCCGGGTGCCGATCCCCGGCTCCGGGGTCGAGGTCCCGGTGCCGGAGGGCGAGGACGCGTCCATCGCGGCGATCCGGATCACCGCCGAGAGCACGGCCGGACGCCGCAACCGGATCGGCACCCTGCTCGCCGAACCGGTCCCCAAGGAGCGGGTCCGCCGCGGCGGCCGCCGCGACCGCGAGGACGACCGCGACGAGGACGAGCAGCCCGCCGCCGACCGCCACCCCGACCGCCACCCCGACCGGGGCCGGGACCACCCGGACGACTGA
- the ybeY gene encoding rRNA maturation RNase YbeY, with protein sequence MSIDINNESGTEVDEQAILDVARFALDRMRIHPLSELSVIVVDAEAMEALHVQWMDLPGPTDVMSFPMDELRPGKEDEELPQGLLGDIVLCPEVATQQGATNGHSMDAELQLLTVHGVLHVLGYDHEDPDEEREMFGLQKRILDDWRAERGETGPSPAPTTT encoded by the coding sequence ATGTCGATCGACATCAACAACGAGTCCGGTACGGAGGTGGACGAGCAGGCCATCCTGGACGTCGCCCGCTTCGCCCTGGACCGGATGCGCATCCACCCGCTCTCCGAGCTGTCCGTGATCGTCGTCGACGCGGAGGCGATGGAGGCGCTGCACGTCCAGTGGATGGACCTGCCGGGCCCCACCGACGTGATGTCGTTCCCGATGGACGAGCTCCGTCCGGGCAAGGAGGACGAGGAGCTGCCGCAGGGCCTGCTCGGCGACATCGTGCTCTGCCCCGAGGTCGCCACCCAGCAGGGCGCGACCAACGGCCACTCCATGGACGCCGAGCTCCAGCTGCTCACCGTCCACGGGGTGCTCCACGTCCTCGGCTACGACCACGAGGACCCGGACGAGGAGCGGGAGATGTTCGGGCTGCAGAAGCGCATCCTGGACGACTGGCGGGCCGAGCGCGGCGAGACCGGTCCCTCCCCCGCCCCGACGACGACGTGA
- a CDS encoding ribonuclease Z, which produces MSPRELVVLGTASQVPTRHRNHNGYLLLWDGEGLLFDPGEGTQRQLLHAGVSAHAITRICVTHFHGDHCLGLPGIIQRINLDRVPHAVSAYYPASGQQFFERLHHASAFHETVTLLPEPVTGSGELKAPGAPFALEAVRLSHPVESFGYRLTEPDGRRLLPAKLAALGLTGPLVGELQRRGTVTAPDGATVALEQVSEERRGQRAAFVMDTGLCAGVAELAAGADLLVIEATFLEADRRLAEEHGHLTAAQAARVAAEAGVRTLVLTHFSQRYPDLTGHLVEARRHFDGELVLAEDLMRVPVPRRL; this is translated from the coding sequence GTGTCGCCACGCGAGCTGGTGGTGCTGGGGACGGCCAGTCAGGTCCCGACCCGGCACCGCAACCACAACGGCTACCTGCTGCTCTGGGACGGCGAGGGGCTGCTGTTCGACCCCGGCGAGGGCACCCAGCGGCAGCTGCTGCACGCCGGGGTGAGTGCCCATGCGATCACCCGGATCTGCGTCACCCACTTCCACGGCGACCACTGCCTGGGCCTGCCCGGCATCATCCAGCGGATCAACCTGGACCGGGTACCGCACGCCGTCAGCGCCTACTACCCGGCGTCCGGGCAGCAGTTCTTCGAGCGGCTGCACCATGCCAGCGCCTTCCACGAGACGGTGACGCTGCTGCCGGAGCCGGTCACCGGATCGGGTGAGCTGAAGGCGCCCGGCGCGCCCTTCGCGCTGGAGGCAGTCCGGCTGTCCCATCCGGTGGAGTCCTTCGGCTACCGGCTCACCGAGCCGGACGGACGGCGGCTGCTGCCCGCGAAGCTGGCCGCGCTCGGCCTGACCGGGCCGCTGGTGGGCGAGCTCCAGCGGCGCGGCACGGTGACCGCCCCGGACGGGGCCACGGTGGCGTTGGAGCAGGTCAGCGAGGAGCGGCGGGGCCAGCGAGCGGCCTTCGTGATGGACACCGGGCTCTGCGCCGGGGTCGCCGAACTCGCGGCCGGGGCCGACCTGCTGGTGATCGAGGCGACCTTCCTGGAGGCCGACCGGCGACTGGCCGAGGAGCACGGCCACCTGACCGCCGCCCAGGCCGCCCGGGTCGCCGCCGAGGCCGGCGTGCGGACGCTGGTGCTGACCCACTTCTCCCAGCGCTACCCGGACCTGACCGGCCACCTGGTCGAGGCCCGGCGCCACTTCGACGGCGAGCTGGTGCTGGCCGAGGACCTGATGCGGGTGCCGGTCCCGCGCCGGCTGTGA
- the hrcA gene encoding heat-inducible transcriptional repressor HrcA translates to MLEERKLDDRKLAVLRAIVQDYVGTEEPVGSKALVERHNLGVSPATVRNDMAALEDEGYIHQPHTSAGRVPTDKGYRLFVDRLTEVKPLSGAERRAIGNFLDHALDLDDVVARTVRLLAQLTRQVAVVQYPSLSRSAVRHVELVSLTPTRVMLVLITDTGRVEQRLIDCPSAVGETLLADLRARLNSSAGGQRFAEVPTLLQDLPEGFEHEDRGVVTAVLSTLFEALAEQTEERIVIGGSANLTRFPHDFPLTIAPVLEALEEQVVLLKLLGETADAGMMVRIGRENAYEGLNSTSVVSVGYGSGDETVAKLGVVGPTRMDYPGTMGAVRAVARYVGQILAAS, encoded by the coding sequence GTGCTTGAGGAGCGCAAGCTCGACGACCGCAAGCTCGCGGTGCTGCGTGCCATCGTCCAGGACTATGTCGGGACCGAGGAGCCGGTGGGCTCGAAGGCCCTGGTCGAACGGCACAATCTCGGCGTGTCCCCGGCCACCGTGCGTAACGACATGGCCGCACTGGAGGACGAGGGCTACATCCACCAGCCGCACACCAGCGCCGGACGGGTGCCGACCGACAAGGGCTACCGGCTCTTCGTCGACCGGTTGACCGAGGTCAAGCCACTGTCCGGGGCGGAGCGCCGAGCCATCGGCAACTTCCTGGACCACGCGCTGGACCTGGACGACGTGGTGGCCCGGACGGTGCGGCTGCTGGCGCAGCTGACCCGGCAGGTCGCGGTGGTCCAGTACCCCTCGCTCTCGCGTTCGGCCGTGCGCCACGTCGAACTGGTCTCGCTCACCCCGACCCGGGTGATGCTGGTGCTGATCACCGACACCGGCCGGGTCGAGCAGCGGCTGATCGACTGCCCCTCGGCGGTCGGCGAGACGCTGCTCGCGGACCTGCGGGCGCGGTTGAACAGCAGTGCCGGGGGCCAGCGCTTCGCCGAGGTGCCGACCCTGCTGCAGGACCTCCCCGAGGGCTTCGAGCACGAGGACCGGGGCGTGGTCACGGCCGTGCTGTCGACCCTCTTCGAGGCGCTGGCGGAGCAGACCGAGGAGCGGATCGTCATCGGCGGTTCGGCCAACCTCACCCGCTTCCCGCACGACTTCCCGCTCACCATCGCCCCCGTGCTGGAGGCCCTGGAGGAGCAGGTGGTCCTGCTGAAGTTGCTCGGAGAGACCGCGGACGCGGGCATGATGGTGCGGATCGGCCGGGAGAACGCCTACGAGGGGCTGAATTCCACGTCGGTCGTGTCGGTGGGCTACGGTTCGGGCGACGAGACCGTCGCCAAACTGGGCGTGGTCGGGCCGACGCGGATGGACTACCCGGGCACCATGGGCGCCGTCCGGGCAGTGGCGCGGTACGTCGGCCAGATCCTGGCGGCGTCCTAG
- a CDS encoding histidine triad nucleotide-binding protein: MSGEPQADCLFCRIVAGEIPATVVRETGETLAFRDINPQAPTHVLVVPRAHYPDAASLADADPALAGALLAEAGRVAEDEKVAVQAGGAGYRLIFNTGSGAGQTVFHAHVHVLGGGDGLREKLI; encoded by the coding sequence GTGTCGGGAGAGCCGCAGGCGGACTGCCTGTTCTGCAGGATCGTGGCCGGGGAGATTCCGGCGACGGTGGTTCGGGAGACCGGGGAGACCCTCGCCTTCCGTGACATCAACCCGCAGGCCCCCACCCATGTGCTGGTGGTCCCCCGGGCCCACTACCCGGACGCCGCCTCGCTCGCCGACGCCGACCCGGCGCTGGCCGGGGCACTGCTGGCCGAGGCCGGCCGGGTCGCCGAGGACGAGAAGGTCGCGGTCCAGGCCGGCGGCGCGGGCTACCGGCTGATCTTCAACACCGGCAGCGGCGCCGGCCAGACCGTGTTCCACGCCCATGTCCACGTGCTGGGCGGCGGGGACGGCCTGCGCGAGAAGCTGATCTGA
- a CDS encoding 16S rRNA (uracil(1498)-N(3))-methyltransferase gives MTAPVFVVDTARLAPVGGVVRLDGAEGRHAVAVRRLTVGEQVVLTDGAGAGVSGEVCGVEGKDVLEVRVGGLLAEPAPELRLVVVQALPKGDRGELAVELMTEVGVDEVVPWAASRCITQWKGERGAKALAKWRATAREAGKQSRRLRFPTVAEPMSTRQVAELLAGAALGAVLHEEGAQPLADATLPASGDVVLVVGPEGGVSPDELARFAEAGAAPVRLGRSVLRTSTAGVAAGALLLGRSGRWS, from the coding sequence GTGACCGCCCCCGTGTTCGTCGTGGACACCGCCCGGCTCGCCCCCGTCGGGGGGGTGGTCCGCCTCGACGGGGCGGAGGGCCGGCATGCCGTCGCCGTGCGCCGGCTGACCGTCGGCGAGCAGGTGGTGCTCACCGACGGCGCCGGAGCCGGGGTGTCCGGCGAGGTCTGCGGCGTCGAGGGCAAGGACGTGCTGGAGGTCCGGGTCGGCGGGCTGCTGGCCGAGCCCGCTCCCGAGCTCCGGCTGGTCGTGGTCCAGGCACTGCCCAAGGGCGACCGGGGCGAGCTGGCGGTCGAGCTGATGACCGAGGTCGGCGTGGACGAGGTGGTGCCCTGGGCGGCCTCCCGCTGCATCACCCAGTGGAAGGGCGAGCGCGGGGCGAAGGCGCTGGCGAAGTGGCGGGCCACCGCCCGCGAGGCCGGCAAGCAGTCCCGCCGGCTCCGCTTCCCGACCGTCGCGGAACCGATGAGCACCCGGCAGGTCGCCGAACTGCTGGCCGGCGCGGCGCTGGGCGCGGTGCTGCACGAGGAGGGCGCCCAGCCGCTGGCGGACGCCACCCTGCCGGCCTCCGGCGACGTGGTGCTGGTCGTCGGCCCGGAGGGCGGGGTCTCCCCGGACGAGCTGGCGCGTTTCGCCGAGGCCGGCGCGGCCCCGGTCCGGCTGGGCCGCTCGGTGCTGCGGACCTCCACCGCCGGCGTGGCCGCCGGGGCGCTGCTGCTCGGCCGCAGCGGGCGCTGGAGCTGA
- a CDS encoding S41 family peptidase, translating into MTPPAGWFRYPHLHDGLVAFVAEDDVWLAPVEGGRAWRVSADRAPVSRPRFSPDGTLLAWTSSRDGAPEVHVAPVEGGPARRLTHWGSAKTAVAGWTAEGEVLALSSVGRMSGVHVWAFAVPLDGGPARELPYGRVSAVAAEPGGARVLLGSAGMGVEPARWKRYRGGTAGKLWLGTPGTDGAEGDFARIHADLDGNIDSPMWVGERIAFLSDHDGQGRLWSSLPDGSDLRSHGEHDFYARNASTDGVRVVHHSGGDLWLVDDLEQARPRRLEIRLGGPSTGRLPYPVQAGRYLGAVQPDAEGRSSLVEVRGTIHRVTHRDGPARVLADAPGVRHRLPRVLPDGGAVWVTDAEGDDALEFADGRRIAAGRIGRVEALAVSPDGARLAVADRDGRVLLLDAAAPDGDPAVTELGRSAGGEATGPVFSPDSQWLVWSQRVDQLESPRQLRIARLADGSVTELTEPRFTDFSPAFTTDGKHLAFLSVRDFDPVYDAHVFDLSFPLACRPYLLTLAADTLSPFGPELRGRPPGKGGEGPTPAPVAAPAAAAGPVDGAGADDPVAADDPAAPAEQRDRPAPTRVDLAGLADRIVPFPVPAGRYSALQAVNGGVAWLSRPLAGQLGTARATPEAKPERAALERFDFAGRRAETLVDALSWFRVSGDGSRLAVVDHEELRIVPADRKVGREDPDESVQVDLARVRVTVDPAAEWRQMFDETARLARDNFWRIDLGGLDWDAVQRRYRPLVERVGSHHDLVDLLWELQGELGTSHAYVRDFGHGAPPGRRQGLLGADLARDGDGRWRVVRVLAGESSDPAARSPLAAPGVNVRAGEALLAVDGRPVDPVTGPAPLLAGTVGKPVELTVAGVDGAERAVVVVPIGDEEPLRYHAWVAGRRARVHALSEGRLGYLHVPDMVASGWAQLHRDLQREMARDGLVVDVRENRGGHTSQLVVEKLNRRVIGWSRTRDRTPYTYPEYAPRGPLVAVADEFCGSDGDIVNAAFQALRLGPVVGVRTWGGVIGIDSRYELVDGTGVTQPRYSTWMEGYGWGLENHGVDPDVEVVCTPQDWVAGRDPQLDTAVRIALEALAEHPAATPPEVPRL; encoded by the coding sequence GTGACTCCACCCGCGGGTTGGTTCCGGTATCCCCATCTGCATGACGGACTGGTCGCCTTCGTGGCCGAGGACGACGTCTGGCTGGCCCCGGTCGAGGGCGGCCGGGCCTGGCGGGTGAGCGCGGACCGGGCGCCGGTGAGCCGTCCCCGGTTCTCCCCGGACGGCACGCTGCTGGCCTGGACCTCCAGCCGGGACGGGGCGCCGGAGGTGCACGTCGCCCCGGTCGAGGGCGGCCCGGCGCGGCGGCTGACCCACTGGGGCAGCGCGAAGACCGCGGTGGCCGGCTGGACCGCCGAGGGCGAGGTGCTGGCGCTCAGCTCGGTCGGCCGGATGTCCGGGGTGCATGTCTGGGCCTTCGCGGTGCCGCTGGACGGCGGCCCGGCCCGGGAACTGCCGTACGGGCGGGTGAGCGCGGTCGCCGCCGAGCCCGGCGGCGCGCGGGTGCTGCTCGGCAGCGCCGGGATGGGCGTGGAGCCGGCGCGCTGGAAGCGCTACCGGGGCGGCACGGCCGGCAAGCTCTGGCTGGGCACGCCCGGCACGGACGGCGCCGAGGGGGACTTCGCCAGGATCCACGCCGACCTCGACGGCAACATCGACTCGCCGATGTGGGTGGGGGAGCGGATCGCCTTCCTCAGCGACCACGACGGCCAGGGCCGGCTCTGGTCCAGCCTGCCGGACGGCTCCGACCTGCGCAGCCACGGCGAACACGACTTCTACGCCCGCAACGCCTCGACCGACGGCGTCCGGGTCGTCCACCACAGCGGCGGCGACCTCTGGCTGGTCGACGACCTGGAGCAGGCCCGGCCGCGCCGGCTGGAGATCCGCCTCGGCGGCCCGTCGACCGGGCGGCTGCCCTACCCGGTCCAGGCCGGCCGCTACCTGGGCGCCGTCCAGCCGGACGCCGAGGGCCGGTCCAGCCTGGTCGAGGTGCGCGGCACGATCCACCGGGTGACCCACCGGGACGGCCCGGCGCGGGTGCTGGCCGACGCGCCGGGCGTCCGCCACCGGCTGCCCCGGGTGCTCCCGGACGGCGGCGCGGTCTGGGTGACCGACGCCGAGGGCGACGACGCGCTGGAGTTCGCCGACGGCCGGCGCATCGCGGCCGGGCGGATCGGCCGGGTCGAGGCCCTGGCCGTCTCCCCGGACGGCGCCCGGCTGGCTGTCGCCGACCGCGACGGCCGGGTGCTGCTGCTCGACGCGGCGGCCCCGGACGGCGACCCCGCCGTCACCGAGCTGGGCCGGAGCGCCGGGGGCGAGGCGACCGGCCCGGTGTTCTCGCCGGACTCGCAGTGGCTGGTCTGGTCGCAGCGGGTCGACCAGCTGGAGTCCCCGCGGCAGCTGCGGATCGCCCGACTCGCGGACGGCTCGGTGACCGAGCTGACCGAGCCGCGCTTCACCGACTTCTCCCCGGCCTTCACCACCGACGGCAAGCACCTGGCCTTCCTGTCGGTCCGCGACTTCGACCCGGTCTACGACGCCCATGTCTTCGACCTGTCCTTCCCGCTGGCCTGCCGCCCCTATCTGCTGACGCTGGCGGCGGACACCCTGTCGCCCTTCGGCCCGGAGCTCCGGGGTCGCCCGCCGGGCAAGGGCGGCGAGGGGCCGACCCCGGCCCCGGTCGCGGCCCCTGCCGCCGCGGCCGGTCCCGTCGACGGCGCCGGGGCGGATGACCCGGTCGCGGCCGACGACCCGGCTGCGCCGGCCGAGCAGCGGGACCGGCCCGCCCCGACCCGGGTCGACCTGGCGGGCCTGGCCGACCGGATCGTGCCCTTCCCGGTCCCGGCCGGGCGCTACTCGGCGCTGCAGGCGGTCAACGGCGGGGTGGCCTGGCTGAGCCGGCCGCTGGCCGGCCAGCTGGGCACGGCCAGGGCCACCCCGGAGGCCAAGCCCGAGCGGGCGGCGCTGGAGCGCTTCGACTTCGCCGGCCGCCGGGCGGAGACCCTGGTCGACGCCCTCAGCTGGTTCCGCGTCTCCGGCGACGGCAGCCGACTGGCCGTGGTCGACCACGAGGAGCTGCGGATCGTGCCGGCCGACCGCAAGGTCGGCCGGGAGGACCCGGACGAGTCCGTCCAGGTCGACCTCGCCCGGGTGCGGGTCACCGTCGACCCCGCCGCCGAGTGGCGGCAGATGTTCGACGAGACCGCCCGGCTGGCCCGGGACAACTTCTGGCGGATCGACCTGGGCGGCCTGGACTGGGACGCGGTGCAGCGCCGCTACCGTCCGCTGGTGGAGCGGGTCGGCAGCCACCACGACCTGGTCGACCTGCTCTGGGAGCTCCAGGGCGAGCTGGGCACCTCGCACGCCTACGTCCGCGACTTCGGGCACGGCGCGCCGCCCGGGCGCCGACAGGGCCTGCTCGGCGCGGACCTGGCCCGGGACGGCGACGGCCGCTGGCGGGTGGTCCGGGTGCTGGCCGGCGAGTCCTCGGACCCGGCCGCCCGCTCCCCGCTGGCCGCCCCCGGAGTCAACGTCCGCGCCGGGGAGGCGCTGCTGGCGGTGGACGGCCGTCCGGTCGACCCGGTCACCGGCCCCGCGCCGCTGCTGGCCGGGACGGTCGGCAAGCCGGTGGAGCTGACCGTGGCCGGGGTCGACGGGGCCGAGCGCGCGGTCGTGGTGGTACCGATCGGCGACGAGGAGCCGCTGCGTTACCACGCCTGGGTGGCGGGCCGGCGGGCCCGGGTCCACGCGCTGTCCGAGGGCCGGCTGGGCTACCTCCACGTCCCGGACATGGTCGCCAGCGGCTGGGCGCAGCTGCACCGCGACCTCCAGCGGGAGATGGCCAGGGACGGCCTGGTGGTCGACGTCCGGGAGAACCGGGGCGGGCACACCTCGCAGCTGGTGGTGGAGAAGCTGAACCGCCGGGTCATCGGCTGGAGCCGGACGCGGGACCGCACGCCGTACACCTACCCCGAGTACGCGCCGCGCGGCCCGCTGGTCGCCGTCGCCGACGAGTTCTGCGGCTCGGACGGCGACATCGTCAACGCCGCCTTCCAGGCCCTGCGGCTGGGTCCGGTGGTCGGCGTCCGCACCTGGGGCGGCGTCATCGGGATCGACTCGCGCTACGAGCTGGTGGACGGCACCGGGGTGACCCAGCCGCGCTACTCGACCTGGATGGAGGGCTACGGCTGGGGGTTGGAGAACCACGGGGTGGACCCGGACGTGGAGGTGGTCTGCACCCCGCAGGACTGGGTGGCCGGCCGCGACCCGCAGCTGGACACGGCGGTGCGGATCGCGCTGGAGGCGCTCGCGGAGCACCCGGCGGCCACCCCGCCGGAGGTGCCGCGGCTGTAG
- a CDS encoding PhoH family protein: MTSTNPDVRTAQAKIVIPEQFLMVTVLGTGDSLLKVIETAYPDLDIHARGNRVTVTGDRAEVRLVQRLFDEMMLVLRTGQPLTEDSVERSIAMLRKAEQDPGSAEGSTSPSSVFTMNILSNRGRSIRPKTLNQQTYVDAIDRHTIVFGIGPAGTGKTYLAMAKAVQALQAKQVTRIILTRPAVEAGERLGFLPGTLYDKIDPYLRPLYDALHDMIDPDSIPRLMAAGTIEVAPLAYMRGRTLNDAFIILDEAQNTSAEQMKMFLTRLGFNSKIVVTGDVTQIDLPSGTKSGLKVVQEILEDVEDIHFSRLTSQDVVRHKLVGKIVDAYGHYDAKQQAQHDGAARAPRTPRRNES; the protein is encoded by the coding sequence ATGACTTCCACGAACCCAGATGTGCGCACTGCCCAGGCGAAGATCGTCATTCCGGAGCAGTTCCTGATGGTGACCGTGCTCGGCACCGGGGACTCGCTGCTGAAGGTGATCGAGACGGCCTATCCGGACCTCGACATCCACGCCCGGGGCAACAGGGTCACCGTCACCGGCGACCGCGCCGAGGTCCGACTGGTCCAGCGACTGTTCGACGAGATGATGCTGGTGCTGCGCACCGGCCAGCCCCTGACGGAGGACTCGGTGGAGCGTTCCATCGCGATGCTGCGCAAGGCCGAGCAGGACCCGGGCAGCGCCGAGGGCTCCACCAGCCCCTCGTCGGTGTTCACCATGAACATCCTGTCCAACCGGGGCCGCTCGATCCGGCCGAAGACGCTGAACCAGCAGACCTACGTCGACGCCATCGACCGGCACACCATCGTCTTCGGCATCGGCCCGGCCGGTACCGGCAAGACCTACCTGGCGATGGCCAAGGCCGTGCAGGCGCTCCAGGCCAAGCAGGTCACCCGGATCATCCTGACCCGTCCGGCGGTCGAGGCGGGGGAGCGGCTGGGCTTCCTGCCCGGCACCCTCTACGACAAGATCGACCCCTACCTGCGCCCGCTCTACGACGCCCTGCACGACATGATCGACCCGGACTCGATCCCCCGCCTGATGGCGGCCGGCACCATCGAGGTCGCCCCGCTGGCCTACATGCGGGGCCGTACCTTGAATGATGCTTTTATCATCCTGGACGAGGCGCAGAACACCAGCGCCGAGCAGATGAAGATGTTCCTGACCCGGCTCGGCTTCAACTCCAAGATCGTGGTCACCGGCGACGTCACCCAGATCGACCTGCCGAGCGGCACGAAGAGCGGACTCAAGGTCGTCCAGGAGATCCTGGAGGACGTGGAGGACATCCACTTCTCCCGGCTCACCAGCCAGGACGTCGTCCGGCACAAGCTGGTCGGCAAGATCGTGGACGCCTACGGGCACTACGACGCCAAGCAGCAGGCCCAGCACGACGGCGCCGCACGCGCGCCGCGCACACCCCGACGCAACGAAAGCTGA